A window of Symphalangus syndactylus isolate Jambi chromosome 24, NHGRI_mSymSyn1-v2.1_pri, whole genome shotgun sequence contains these coding sequences:
- the STK35 gene encoding serine/threonine-protein kinase 35 isoform X1 — MGHQESPLARAPAGGAAYVKRLCKGLSWREHVESHGSLGAQASPASAAAAEGAAARRTRATTSRAARSRRQPGPGADHPQAGAPGGKRAARKWRCAGQVTIQGPAPPRPRAGRRDEAGGARAAPLLLPPPLAAMETGKDGARRGTQSPERKRRSPVPRAPSTKLRPAAAAQAMDPVAAEAPGEAFLARRRPEGGGGSARPRYSLLAEIGRGSYGVVYEAVAGRSGARVAVKKIRCDAPENVELALAEFWALTSLKRRHQNVVQFEECVLQRNGLAQRMSHGNKSSQLYLRLVETSLKGERILGYAEEPCYLWFVMEFCEGGDLNQYVLSRRPDPATNKSFMLQLTSAIAFLHKNHIVHRDLKPDNILITERSGTPILKVADFGLSKVCAGLAPRGKEGNQDNKNVNVNKYWLSSACGSDFYMAPEVWEGHYTAKADIFALGIIIWAMIERITFIDSETKKELLGTYIKQGTEIVPVGEALLENPKMELHIPQKRRTSMSEGIKQLLKDMLAANPQDRPDAFELETRMDQVTCAA; from the exons ATGGGCCACCAGGAGTCTCCGCTGGCCCGAGCGCCGGCGGGAGGTGCAGCTTATGTAAAGAGGTTATGTAAAGGGCTCAGCTGGCGCGAACACGTGGAAAGCCACGGGAGCCTAGGAGCCCAGGCCTCCCCAGCGAGCGCCGCGGCAGCAGAAGGAGCCGCTGCACGCCGGACTCGGGCCACCACCTCCCGCGCTGCTAGGTCCCGGAGGCAGCCCGGGCCCGGAGCAGACCATCCCCAGGCAGGGGCTCCAGGGGGGAAACGGGCCGCCCGGAAGTGGAGGTGCGCGGGCCAG GTCACAATCCAAGGTCCGGCTCCTCCGCGTCCCAGGGCCGGACGGAGGGATGAGGCAGGGGGGGCCCGGGCAGCGCCGTTGCTGCTCCCCCCGCCGCTCGCAGCCATGGAAACGGGGAAGGACGGCGCCCGTAGAGGTACACAAAGCCCGGAGCGGAAAAGGCGAAGCCCAGTGCCGCGGGCGCCCAGCACGAAGCTGAGGCCGGCGGCGGCGGCCCAGGCCATGGATCCGGTGGCGGCCGAGGCCCCGGGCGAGGCCTTCCTGGCGCGGCGACGGCCTGAGGGCGGTGGCGGGTCCGCGCGGCCGCGCTACAGCCTGTTGGCGGAGATCGGGCGCGGCAGCTACGGCGTGGTTTATGAGGcagtggccgggcgcagcggGGCCCGGGTGGCGGTCAAGAAGATCCGCTGCGACGCCCCCGAGAACGTGGAGCTGGCGCTGGCTGAATTCTGGGCCCTCACCAGCCTCAAGCGGCGCCACCAGAACGTCGTGCAGTTTGAGGAGTGCGTCCTGCAGCGCAACGGGCTAGCCCAGCGCATGAGTCACGGCAACAAGAGCTCGCAGCTTTACCTGCGCCTGGTGGAGACCTCACTCAAAG GAGAAAGGATCCTGGGTTATGCTGAGGAGCCCTGCTATCTCTGGTTTGTCATGGAGTTCTGTGAAGGTGGAGACCTGAATCAGTATGTCCTGTCCCGGAGGCCGGACCCAGCCACCAACAAAAGTTTCATGCTACAGCTCACGAGCGCCATTGCCTTCCTGCACAAAAACCATATTGTGCACAGGGACCTGAAGCCAGACAACATCCTCATCACAGAGCGGTCTGGCACCCCCATCCTCAAAGTGGCCGACTTTGGACTAAGCAAGGTCTGTGCTGGGCTGGCACCCCGAGGCAAAGAGGGCAATCAAGACAACAAAAATGTGAATGTGAATAAGTACTGGCTGTCCTCAGCCTGCGGCTCGGACTTCTACATGGCTCCTGAAGTCTGGGAGGGACACTACACAGCCAAGGCAGACATCTTTGCCCTGGGCATTATCATCTGGGCAATGATAGAAAGAATCACTTTTATTGACTCTGAGACCAAGAAGGAGCTCCTGGGGACCTACATTAAACAGGGGACTGAGATCGTCCCTGTTGGTGAGGCGCTGCTAGAAAACCCAAAGATGGAGTTGCACATCCCCCAAAAACGCAGGACTTCCATGTCTGAGGGGATCAAGCAGCTCTTGAAAGATATGTTAGCTGCTAACCCACAGGACCGGCCTGATGCCTTTGAACTTGAAACCAGAATGGACCAGGTCACATGTGCTGCTTAA